In Syntrophales bacterium, the sequence GGGAGGGTCTACTCTCAGAAGCAGACGTTGAATCTCCACCCCCTTTTCCGAAGGGGCAGGTTGATTACGGTGCGGTGAAGGCTTACAAGACTAAGCTTTTCCACCTGGCCCATGAAAGATTCAGGATGAAGACAGATAGGGACAGATACGAGCAATTCTGCTCAGACAACTCCTGCTGGCTTGAGGACTTTTCACTATTTATAGTTCTCAAAGTCCGGTATCATGGTAAATCCTGGAACAAATGGCCTCCGGAGATAAGAGACAGGCGGCCTGATACCCTGCGAATGGCGCATAAACAATTCTACGATGATGTTGAGAAAGAAAAGTTCCTCCAGTACATCTTCTTCCAGCAGTGGTTCCCACTTAAAGAATACTGCCACAGTAAAAGTATCCAGATCATCGGTGATGTACCCATATATGTCGCTTATGATAGTGCGGACGTATGGGCCAATCCCGAAATATTCAAGCTTGACGAAAAAAAGGCGCCCTCCTTCATCTCCGGTGTGCCTCCTGATCTATGCAGCAAAACGGGCCAGCTCTGGGGCAACCCAGTTTACAGGTGGGATGTGCTAAAGGAAAGGGGTTACGACTGGTGGCTAAGAAGACTGGAGCACAGCTTTAAACAGTATGATCTTGTTCGGATTGACCATTTTCGAGGCCTTATCGCCTACTGGGAGGTTCCGGCAAGCGAAAAGACTACCGCTAACGGCCAATGGGTTGCCGTTCCCACAGAGGATTTTTTCCGTACTCTCTTCAAAAAACTCCCCTCCCCTCCCATCATCGCTGAAGACCTCGGAACAATCACGCCGGATGTAACACAAATCATGCGCCGCTACGACATTCCCGGTATGCGGCCGCTTCTCTTCGCCTTTGGTGAAACTCTGCCGGGACACAACTGTGCACCACACAATATTTCACAAAACTCGGTGGTGTATACCGGAACCCATGATCTCAATACAGTCAGGGGGTGGTTTGAAAAAGAGGCTACCCCTGAAGACAGGAGACGCCTCTTTAGCTACCTGGG encodes:
- the malQ gene encoding 4-alpha-glucanotransferase; this encodes MMKIRRSGILLHITSLPSLYGIGDLGPGAFRFADFLAETKQGLWQILPLHPTDSVYFDSPYSATSAFAGNPLLISPEYMVREGLLSEADVESPPPFPKGQVDYGAVKAYKTKLFHLAHERFRMKTDRDRYEQFCSDNSCWLEDFSLFIVLKVRYHGKSWNKWPPEIRDRRPDTLRMAHKQFYDDVEKEKFLQYIFFQQWFPLKEYCHSKSIQIIGDVPIYVAYDSADVWANPEIFKLDEKKAPSFISGVPPDLCSKTGQLWGNPVYRWDVLKERGYDWWLRRLEHSFKQYDLVRIDHFRGLIAYWEVPASEKTTANGQWVAVPTEDFFRTLFKKLPSPPIIAEDLGTITPDVTQIMRRYDIPGMRPLLFAFGETLPGHNCAPHNISQNSVVYTGTHDLNTVRGWFEKEATPEDRRRLFSYLGRKVSLTQLHRELIRLAMMTVANTVIIPMQDILGLGEEARMNRPGTAYGNWKWRLLPGQITPSIARYLLEVTELYGRA